One window of Bacillus sp. THAF10 genomic DNA carries:
- a CDS encoding RNA polymerase sigma factor produces the protein MNHLRKKQQIDSWYEKYSNDVYNYAFFMIGDQEQAKDILQDTFVRAFNNLEHFRGGQEKSWLFRIARNLTIDTVRKKKTLLNYLSFSPYKLSNEKSAEDLAILNETEKQLYLALSKMKASQRDVIILRKIKEFSISETADILGCTEAKVKVDLFRALKVLRAELEKEGYQHEAI, from the coding sequence GTGAATCATTTACGAAAAAAACAACAGATTGATAGTTGGTATGAAAAATATAGCAATGATGTGTATAATTACGCTTTTTTTATGATTGGTGACCAGGAGCAGGCAAAGGACATCCTGCAGGATACTTTTGTTCGAGCCTTCAATAATTTGGAGCATTTTCGCGGTGGGCAAGAGAAAAGCTGGTTGTTTCGGATTGCGCGGAACTTAACCATTGATACGGTCAGAAAGAAAAAAACTCTCTTAAATTATTTAAGTTTTTCTCCTTATAAATTGTCCAATGAAAAGTCAGCAGAAGACCTGGCAATTTTAAACGAAACGGAAAAGCAATTATACCTTGCGTTAAGTAAAATGAAAGCCTCACAAAGGGATGTCATTATTTTACGAAAAATAAAGGAGTTTTCGATTAGCGAAACTGCGGATATCCTTGGTTGTACAGAAGCAAAGGTGAAGGTCGACTTGTTTCGAGCGCTAAAAGTATTACGCGCAGAATTGGAAAAGGAGGGTTATCAGCATGAAGCAATCTAG
- a CDS encoding rhomboid family intramembrane serine protease, with protein sequence MFIRTESYRKYFKSYLLSTITIIIISAVMIYMVFSSNNPYEVGGIQRGVLETGEYWRFVTYAFLHHNVYHYLFNAGAILIFGPPLEEKLGKTRFLMLIIGTVILTPIPIIFTTPIAGVGISGFVFGMLGFYLFNRRYLLEDEFDRKLIIQFTIFSWVFTFIFSAFTQQIVTIMGHLGGFMTGLFLGMISHLENSKSKKGAPY encoded by the coding sequence ATGTTTATTAGAACAGAGTCCTACAGGAAATATTTTAAAAGTTACTTATTATCTACAATTACAATAATTATAATAAGTGCGGTAATGATTTACATGGTTTTTTCTAGCAATAATCCTTATGAGGTTGGTGGTATACAAAGGGGAGTTTTAGAAACAGGAGAATATTGGCGTTTTGTTACGTATGCATTCCTACACCATAACGTTTATCACTATTTATTTAATGCGGGTGCTATACTAATTTTTGGTCCTCCGCTTGAAGAAAAGCTTGGAAAAACTAGATTTCTTATGTTAATTATTGGCACGGTCATACTGACACCTATTCCAATTATTTTTACAACACCTATTGCAGGAGTTGGAATTTCTGGCTTCGTATTTGGAATGTTGGGGTTTTATTTATTCAATCGACGCTACTTGCTCGAAGATGAATTTGATAGAAAGTTAATCATACAGTTTACGATTTTTAGTTGGGTATTCACATTTATCTTTTCTGCTTTTACCCAACAAATCGTAACAATAATGGGACACTTGGGTGGTTTTATGACAGGCTTGTTTTTAGGAATGATTTCTCACCTGGAAAATTCTAAATCAAAGAAAGGTGCACCATACTAA
- a CDS encoding M20 family metallopeptidase, with protein MTVAVNEHSIVIKEDIQSKQALYLSTSHDIHEYPEIGNEEYYASSLLTSILKEEGFLIETNVAGHETGFIATKKSGIPGPSIGFLAEYDALPGIGHACGHNIIGTTSVAAAVALSKVLDETGGEVTVFGTPAEEGGPNGSAKGSFVKHGLVQHLDAALIVHPGSDTRLTGPTLAVDPLDFEFIGKPAHAAASPHEGINALDAVIGLFNGVNALRQHVTDDFRIHGIITHGGDAPNIVPEYAKARFYIRAATREGLNEVTRKVKAIAEGAALATGSAVNVIAFQNEVDNIVLNESLDEVYQEVVESLGETVVFEGRAGIGSTDVGNVSQVVPTIHPYIKIGDSALVAHTEAFKAAARSPQGDHALLVGAEALALVGLRLLTDVELLERVKGEFSAKRGL; from the coding sequence ATGACAGTAGCTGTAAATGAGCATTCCATAGTAATCAAGGAAGATATCCAATCAAAACAAGCACTCTATTTATCTACCAGTCACGACATTCATGAATATCCAGAGATTGGGAACGAGGAATACTATGCCTCCTCCCTCCTCACCTCTATTTTAAAGGAAGAGGGATTTCTGATTGAAACAAATGTGGCCGGTCATGAAACTGGATTTATTGCCACAAAAAAATCCGGAATACCAGGCCCGTCCATCGGTTTCCTTGCCGAATATGACGCCCTTCCGGGGATAGGTCATGCGTGCGGACACAACATTATTGGAACAACCAGTGTGGCCGCTGCCGTTGCGTTAAGCAAGGTGCTAGATGAGACAGGTGGCGAGGTAACCGTTTTTGGAACTCCTGCAGAGGAAGGTGGGCCAAATGGCAGTGCAAAGGGTAGCTTTGTGAAGCACGGCTTGGTGCAGCATTTGGATGCCGCTTTAATCGTTCATCCAGGGAGTGACACAAGATTAACTGGTCCGACTCTAGCTGTTGATCCCCTGGACTTTGAATTCATTGGAAAACCGGCGCATGCTGCCGCCTCTCCTCACGAGGGTATCAACGCGTTGGATGCAGTAATTGGGCTGTTTAATGGGGTGAATGCTCTGCGCCAGCATGTCACAGATGATTTTCGTATTCATGGCATTATCACCCATGGTGGAGACGCTCCGAACATTGTACCGGAATACGCAAAAGCCCGCTTTTACATTCGCGCCGCTACTCGGGAAGGGTTAAATGAAGTGACGAGGAAAGTGAAGGCAATTGCGGAGGGTGCTGCTTTGGCGACCGGTTCTGCGGTGAATGTCATTGCCTTTCAGAATGAGGTCGACAATATTGTGTTGAATGAAAGCTTGGATGAGGTGTACCAGGAGGTCGTGGAGTCACTTGGTGAGACGGTCGTGTTCGAGGGGCGCGCTGGCATTGGCTCTACGGATGTTGGGAATGTGAGCCAGGTGGTGCCGACAATTCACCCTTATATTAAGATTGGGGACTCCGCGCTTGTTGCACATACAGAGGCATTTAAAGCTGCGGCCCGTTCACCCCAGGGAGATCATGCGTTACTGGTTGGTGCGGAGGCGCTAGCGCTGGTCGGGCTGCGATTGTTGACGGATGTGGAGTTGTTGGAGCGGGTGAAGGGGGAGTTTTCTGCGAAACGGGGTTTATAG
- a CDS encoding DUF2268 domain-containing protein (predicted Zn-dependent protease with a strongly conserved HExxH motif), translating into MRKLSIIIMMFLILAGCTKTIEETSLVEGFELKNTQAYSVSVNGQHVDVIPLFEPYMEYISSQREKKGNREDVFSELVTKEISQEIYGSKYYLQNDLHFIVPSNIDKLEHYIKNLDEKFSEIKNIIEKSIGDSSRLLSGSDYKIYLTPYNPDISSLDMEGVAGFATDKGAMLLQIDPDNYTENSIKQTIAHEYHHLVYMEISDYKIRKHNLMELVMMEGKADSFTKLVYPDYEVGWIEPLSENEQGAIRNYLDKYQSSYDLDHYYQMRAGIPSSGIPKWALYRVGYQMMQEYLEKNNELATKDWSLIKAAEILEQLESDKP; encoded by the coding sequence GTGAGAAAGTTGAGTATTATAATAATGATGTTTCTGATTCTAGCAGGATGCACTAAAACGATTGAAGAAACTAGTCTAGTGGAAGGGTTCGAGCTTAAAAATACGCAAGCTTACTCGGTTTCTGTTAACGGTCAGCATGTTGATGTTATTCCTTTATTTGAACCTTACATGGAATATATCTCTAGCCAAAGGGAGAAAAAAGGTAATAGAGAGGATGTCTTTTCCGAATTAGTAACGAAAGAAATAAGTCAGGAAATTTATGGATCAAAATACTATTTACAGAATGATCTTCACTTTATTGTTCCAAGTAATATCGATAAGCTTGAACATTACATAAAAAATCTTGATGAAAAATTTAGTGAAATAAAAAATATTATTGAAAAAAGTATTGGTGACTCCTCACGACTTTTATCTGGCAGTGACTACAAAATTTATCTAACTCCATATAATCCTGATATCAGTTCACTAGATATGGAAGGTGTGGCTGGCTTTGCTACTGACAAAGGTGCAATGTTACTACAAATCGACCCAGATAATTATACGGAAAACAGTATTAAACAAACCATTGCTCATGAGTATCATCATCTCGTTTATATGGAAATATCGGATTATAAAATACGCAAACATAATTTGATGGAACTTGTGATGATGGAAGGGAAGGCGGATTCTTTTACAAAATTGGTTTATCCAGATTATGAAGTTGGCTGGATTGAACCACTAAGCGAAAACGAACAAGGAGCTATTAGAAATTATTTAGATAAATATCAGAGTTCCTATGATTTAGATCACTATTATCAGATGCGAGCAGGCATTCCAAGTAGTGGGATTCCTAAGTGGGCACTTTATAGAGTGGGTTATCAGATGATGCAAGAGTATTTGGAGAAAAATAACGAATTAGCCACTAAGGATTGGTCATTGATAAAAGCTGCTGAAATTTTAGAACAATTGGAGAGTGATAAGCCATGA
- a CDS encoding DUF4083 domain-containing protein: MNLVDTLFQLFVFGLIILFVVSFTFFIRRLLINASVRNQQLKEMNEKLDRLVKQVEKKS, from the coding sequence ATGAACTTAGTAGATACACTGTTTCAGCTTTTCGTGTTTGGTTTAATCATCTTATTTGTTGTCTCTTTTACATTTTTCATTAGAAGACTACTCATCAATGCATCTGTACGAAATCAACAATTGAAGGAAATGAATGAAAAATTGGATAGACTAGTAAAACAGGTAGAAAAGAAAAGTTAG
- a CDS encoding phosphotransferase yields the protein MLNLDIESQSWAEELLDREIGDTKIIKNTDLSFIKKITSMNGSLYFKAIGPSAKFEPRLTEELFQRHPDKIVEVVASHPSHPWFFMKELQGTLLRETKDKSVWKKALQEYADLQVQETKQVATLLATGTPDRRFPKLIIEIQENLLAMCETGLSQEETEQIMALDSEIIHMCEQMNGVVPYSIDHGDLHSGNIHVWENEVMFFDWGDAAVTHPFFSTRVFWHALDDLIESEAEWFDMVNEFRPYYLEPWTTFAPMKKLEQISHISDQLSCVYRALGWHLYINPYRSEKNDSFKNPAQWLRLLLEHRELVK from the coding sequence ATGTTGAATCTTGATATCGAGTCACAAAGCTGGGCTGAGGAATTGCTAGACCGTGAAATTGGGGACACGAAAATAATTAAAAACACGGATCTTTCTTTTATAAAAAAAATTACTAGTATGAATGGCAGTCTATATTTTAAAGCCATCGGTCCTTCAGCTAAATTTGAACCTAGATTAACAGAAGAATTGTTTCAACGGCATCCTGATAAAATAGTGGAGGTGGTTGCTTCTCACCCGTCACACCCCTGGTTTTTTATGAAAGAACTGCAAGGCACCCTTCTAAGGGAAACAAAGGATAAAAGCGTATGGAAAAAAGCGTTACAGGAATATGCAGATTTACAGGTTCAAGAAACAAAACAGGTTGCTACCTTGCTTGCAACAGGTACTCCTGACAGACGCTTTCCAAAATTAATAATTGAAATACAGGAAAACTTATTAGCTATGTGCGAAACTGGATTGTCACAAGAAGAAACAGAACAGATAATGGCGCTAGATTCCGAAATTATTCACATGTGCGAGCAGATGAATGGCGTAGTTCCTTATTCCATCGATCATGGTGATTTGCATTCTGGGAACATTCATGTGTGGGAAAATGAAGTCATGTTTTTTGATTGGGGAGATGCTGCTGTAACGCATCCGTTTTTCAGTACAAGGGTTTTCTGGCACGCATTAGATGATTTAATAGAATCAGAAGCAGAGTGGTTTGATATGGTCAATGAGTTCAGGCCGTATTATTTAGAGCCATGGACCACTTTTGCGCCAATGAAAAAATTAGAACAAATTTCACACATCTCCGACCAGCTTTCTTGTGTTTATCGGGCCCTTGGCTGGCACCTTTACATCAATCCATATCGCAGCGAAAAGAACGACTCCTTCAAAAATCCAGCTCAATGGCTGCGATTATTACTTGAGCACCGAGAGCTTGTGAAGTAG
- a CDS encoding YdcF family protein encodes MTKKIWLRLVFSLIVFCLFFISYSAFSIWSFGNNVQLVKSDVAVVLGAAAWDNEPSPVLRERVNHAIWLYENDYVDKIIFTGGKGEGDKYAESEIARDYAIKHNVHSDDILIETKSTITEENLKYAYEIAKENNLNTFTIVSDPLHMKRAILIAKNTGMEAYSSPTQSSVYKTLNSKVPFFLRELFFYIGYLFSLPLR; translated from the coding sequence TTGACCAAGAAGATCTGGTTAAGATTAGTTTTTTCTTTAATAGTATTCTGCCTTTTTTTCATAAGTTACTCTGCTTTTAGTATTTGGTCCTTTGGTAACAATGTTCAATTAGTTAAATCGGATGTTGCTGTGGTCCTTGGTGCTGCTGCTTGGGATAATGAGCCATCTCCTGTTTTGCGTGAGAGGGTAAATCATGCAATCTGGCTTTATGAGAATGATTACGTAGATAAAATTATCTTTACTGGTGGTAAGGGTGAAGGTGATAAGTATGCAGAATCTGAGATTGCAAGAGATTATGCTATCAAACACAATGTTCATTCTGATGATATTTTGATAGAAACTAAATCAACAATTACAGAAGAGAACCTTAAATATGCATATGAAATTGCGAAGGAGAATAACCTCAACACATTTACAATTGTAAGCGATCCTTTGCATATGAAAAGAGCAATCTTGATTGCAAAAAACACTGGAATGGAAGCATATTCATCCCCTACTCAAAGTTCCGTATACAAAACATTGAATAGCAAAGTACCATTCTTCCTACGTGAGTTGTTTTTCTATATCGGTTATCTATTTAGTTTACCATTGAGGTAA
- a CDS encoding GNAT family N-acetyltransferase — protein MEIRVLGKEDAKQYRELRLEGLKGVPEAFSSSFDEESKMDVAAFASRFGAAHVFTFGAFIEQKLAGTVTLICETKIKIKHRSHIVAMYVSDEFRKQGVGKMLMETAIHRASEQEGVEQVLLTVNASNEPAKKLYQSLGFTTFGVDVRALKVGNTYYDEEMMVLAL, from the coding sequence ATGGAAATTAGAGTGTTAGGTAAAGAAGATGCCAAGCAATATCGTGAGCTTCGCCTTGAGGGATTAAAGGGAGTGCCAGAAGCCTTTAGTTCGAGTTTTGATGAGGAAAGTAAGATGGATGTGGCTGCCTTTGCAAGTAGATTTGGAGCTGCGCACGTTTTTACTTTTGGTGCATTTATAGAGCAGAAACTAGCAGGTACGGTGACTTTAATATGTGAAACGAAGATCAAAATTAAGCATCGCAGTCATATTGTCGCGATGTATGTTTCAGATGAGTTTCGCAAACAAGGTGTGGGAAAAATGTTGATGGAAACGGCGATTCATCGGGCTAGTGAGCAAGAAGGTGTAGAACAAGTTTTATTAACCGTTAATGCGAGCAATGAGCCTGCTAAAAAGCTTTATCAGTCACTGGGTTTCACCACGTTTGGAGTGGATGTTCGAGCGTTGAAGGTTGGAAATACCTATTATGATGAGGAAATGATGGTTTTAGCGTTATAA